A stretch of Triticum aestivum cultivar Chinese Spring chromosome 1D, IWGSC CS RefSeq v2.1, whole genome shotgun sequence DNA encodes these proteins:
- the LOC123181308 gene encoding probable plastid-lipid-associated protein 10, chloroplastic, whose protein sequence is MALAAAPSRRFPAAPSQPSPSSPLQRHAHFRPHNPRRSPPPLLAAAAAAPLTAADTEGRKHDLLRAVQETGRGSGASPDQRAAIEEAIVSVEELGAGEGAPLDLAALDGTWRLCYTSASDVLMLFEAAERLPLLQVGQIYQKFECKGRSDGGIVRNVVRWSIENLLEEQEGATLMVSAKFDVLSKRNIFLQFEEVAVENIKISEQLQALIAPAILPRSFLSLQILQFLKTFRAQVPISSPERRSPGGLYYLSYLDRDMLLGRSIGGGGVFIFTRAQPLL, encoded by the exons ATGGCGCTCGCCGCCGCTCCCTCCCGCCGGTTCCCCGCCGCTCCTTCCCAACCATCGCCGTCTTCGCCTCTCCAGAGACACGCCCACTTCCGCCCTCATAACCCACGTCGCAGCCCTCCTCCACtcctcgccgccgcggccgccgccccgcTCACCGCA GCGGACACGGAGGGGCGGAAGCACGACCTGCTGCGGGCGGTGCAGGAGACGGGACGCGGCTCGGGTGCCAGCCCCGACCAGCGCGCGGCCATCGAGGAGGCCATT GTGTCCGTGGAGGAGCTCGGCGCCGGGGAGGGGGCACCGTTGGACCTCGCTGCGCTCGACGGCACCTGGAGGCTGTGCTACACGTCTGCGTCGGACGTGCTTATGCTCTTCGAGGCGGCCGAGAGACTCCCTCTCCTGCAG GTAGGGCAAATATACCAGAAGTTTGAGTGCAAGGGTCGGTCAgatggtggaattgtgcggaatgtCGTGCGTTGGAGCATCGAGAACTTGCTGGAG GAGCAAGAGGGTGCAACACTGATGGTCTCTGCAAAATTTGATGTTCTGTCTAAGCGCAACATATTTCTTCAGTTCGAGGAG GTTGCTGTAGAGAATATCAAGATTAGTGAGCAGCTACAAGCACTGATAGCTCCTGCTATACTTCCTCGGTCTTTTTTGAGTCTTCAG ATATTGCAGTTCCTTAAAACTTTCCGAGCTCAAGTTCCTATCAGCAGCCCCGAAAG ACGATCACCTGGAGGACTATACTATCTTTCTTACCTTGACCGTGACATGCTCCTGGGGCGTTCAATTGGCGGCGGTGGTGTTTTTATTTTCACAAGAGCCCAGCCTCTGTTATGA
- the LOC123181309 gene encoding uncharacterized protein: MNWFSNSNKNCHRVGHMQVLQNKILKQILVLGCRNSDLRNQEKGVCEEVSRGRTMEVLGKSVIAEPSNVIFLSTILNTEGEIPSHKCDKRCQNEHIFGNMYRCKLTGMTHICDKNCNQRILYDNHNSLCRVSGQLFPLSPLELTAVRGIRRKHEADSNEGCSFKRRRGAQLHPSPFERSYSAVSPIPSQAGDGMDLS, translated from the coding sequence ATGAACTGGTTCAGTAATAGCAACAAGAACTGTCACCGCGTGGGTCATATGCAAGTGCTTCAAAACAAAATTCTGAAGCAAATTCTTGTTCTGGGTTGCAGAAACTCCGATCTTAGAAACCAAGAAAAGGGGGTCTGTGAAGAGGTTTCTCGCGGCAGAACAATGGAGGTACTTGGCAAATCTGTGATTGCTGAGCCCAGCAATGTGATTTTCTTGTCCACTATTCTGAACACAGAAGGGGAAATCCCCAGTCACAAGTGTGACAAGAGGTGCCAGAATGAGCACATCTTTGGAAACATGTACCGCTGCAAACTGACTGGAATGACGCACATTTGTGACAAAAACTGTAACCAGAGGATCCTCTATGACAACCACAACTCGCTTTGCCGAGTGAGTGGGCAGTTGTTCCCGCTCTCACCACTGGAGCTGACGGCAGTGAGGGGGATTCGGAGGAAGCATGAAGCCGACAGCAATGAAGGGTGCTCCTTCAAGCGCAGGCGTGGTGCACAGCTCCATCCTTCCCCTTTTGAGAGGTCCTACTCCGCCGTGTCTCCGATACCGAGCCAAGCTGGAGATGGCATGGACCTGAGCTAG